The Staphylococcus sp. KG4-3 genome has a window encoding:
- the tuf gene encoding elongation factor Tu, translating to MAKEKFDRSKEHANIGTIGHVDHGKTTLTAAIATVLAKNGDSVAQSYDMIDNAPEEKERGITINTSHIEYTTEKRHYAHVDCPGHADYVKNMITGAAQMDGAILVVSAADGPMPQTREHILLSRNVGVPALVVFLNKVDMVDDEELLELVEMEVRDLLSEYDFPGDDVPVISGSALKALEGDADYEQKILDLMQAVDDFIPTPERDSDKPFMMPVEDVFSITGRGTVATGRVERGQIKVGEEIEIIGMQEESSKTTVTGVEMFRKLLDYAEAGDNIGALLRGVSRDDIQRGQVLAAPGTITPHTKFKADVYVLSKDEGGRHTPFFTNYRPQFYFRTTDVTGVVTLPEGTEMVMPGDNVEMDVELISPIAIEDGTRFSIREGGRTVGSGVVTVINE from the coding sequence ATGGCTAAAGAAAAATTTGACCGCTCAAAAGAACATGCCAATATTGGTACTATTGGTCACGTTGACCATGGTAAAACTACTTTAACAGCTGCTATCGCAACTGTATTAGCAAAAAATGGTGACTCTGTAGCACAATCATATGACATGATTGACAATGCTCCAGAAGAAAAAGAACGTGGTATTACTATTAATACTTCTCACATTGAGTACACTACTGAAAAACGTCACTATGCGCACGTTGACTGCCCAGGTCACGCTGACTATGTTAAAAACATGATCACTGGTGCTGCACAAATGGACGGAGCTATCTTAGTAGTATCTGCTGCTGATGGTCCAATGCCACAAACTCGTGAGCACATTCTTTTATCACGTAACGTTGGTGTTCCAGCATTAGTTGTATTCTTAAACAAAGTTGACATGGTTGACGATGAAGAATTATTAGAATTAGTAGAAATGGAAGTTCGTGACTTATTAAGCGAATATGACTTCCCAGGTGACGATGTACCTGTAATCTCTGGTTCAGCATTAAAAGCTCTTGAAGGCGACGCTGACTATGAGCAAAAAATCTTAGACTTAATGCAAGCAGTTGATGATTTCATCCCAACTCCAGAACGTGATTCTGACAAACCATTCATGATGCCAGTAGAGGACGTATTCTCAATCACTGGTCGTGGTACTGTTGCTACAGGCCGTGTTGAACGTGGTCAAATCAAAGTCGGTGAAGAAATCGAAATCATTGGTATGCAAGAAGAGTCAAGCAAAACAACAGTTACTGGTGTAGAAATGTTCCGTAAATTATTAGACTACGCTGAAGCTGGTGACAACATTGGTGCATTATTACGTGGTGTTTCACGTGATGACATCCAACGTGGTCAAGTTTTAGCTGCTCCTGGTACTATTACACCACATACTAAATTTAAAGCGGACGTTTACGTTTTATCAAAAGATGAAGGTGGTCGTCATACACCATTCTTCACTAACTACCGCCCACAATTCTATTTCCGTACTACTGACGTAACAGGTGTTGTTACTTTACCAGAAGGTACTGAAATGGTTATGCCTGGTGATAACGTTGAAATGGACGTTGAATTAATTTCTCCAATCGCTATTGAAGACGGTACTCGTTTCTCTATCCGTGAAGGTGGACGTACTGTTGGATCAGGCGTTGTTACAGTAATCAACGAATAA
- a CDS encoding M20 family metallopeptidase, producing MFDWFQLAQQKESRMVQVRRYLHQYPELSFEEYHTRDFILNQLSQLSCEIRTPVGRNGIVATFKGHGDGPTVALRADFDALPIDELTEVDYKSKNPGVMHACGHDGHTAILLGVAEIIESHLSSLNGDVVLIFQYGEEIMPGGSQEMIDDGCLQDVDKIYGNHLWSGYPTGTIYSRPGALMASPDEFSITIQGKGGHGAKPQETIDPVVIMAEFIMSTQKIVSRTIDPVKQAVISFGMVQAGSADNIIPDSAFCKGTVRTFDTEIQTHVITKMEKLLKGLAVANDITYNFDYIKGYLPVHNHQDNYEVVKQAANDMNLRFNESDLMMIGEDFSHYLKVRPGAFFLTGCGNPEIDTIHPHHSPSFNIDEKAMKYATSEFLKILELEKVIIKAP from the coding sequence TTGTTTGATTGGTTTCAACTAGCACAACAAAAAGAAAGTAGAATGGTACAAGTTCGACGTTACCTCCACCAATATCCCGAATTATCATTTGAGGAATATCACACACGTGACTTTATACTTAATCAATTAAGTCAATTATCATGTGAAATTCGTACTCCTGTAGGACGTAATGGTATCGTAGCTACATTTAAAGGTCATGGTGATGGACCAACCGTTGCACTTCGTGCAGATTTTGATGCACTACCTATAGATGAATTAACAGAAGTAGACTATAAATCTAAAAATCCTGGCGTCATGCATGCATGTGGTCATGATGGGCATACGGCAATCTTATTAGGTGTTGCAGAGATTATTGAAAGTCACTTATCTTCTTTAAATGGCGATGTGGTATTAATCTTTCAATATGGCGAAGAAATTATGCCAGGTGGGTCCCAAGAGATGATTGATGATGGCTGTCTACAAGACGTTGATAAGATATATGGTAATCATTTATGGTCTGGATACCCTACAGGCACAATTTATTCACGTCCAGGTGCATTAATGGCTTCCCCTGACGAGTTTAGCATTACAATCCAAGGTAAAGGTGGACATGGTGCTAAGCCACAAGAAACGATAGATCCTGTTGTGATTATGGCAGAATTCATTATGAGTACACAAAAAATTGTATCCCGTACTATTGATCCTGTAAAGCAAGCTGTAATTAGTTTTGGCATGGTCCAAGCAGGTTCTGCGGATAATATTATTCCAGATTCTGCATTTTGCAAAGGGACTGTACGTACATTTGATACAGAAATTCAAACCCATGTTATTACTAAAATGGAGAAATTACTTAAAGGTTTAGCCGTGGCTAATGACATAACGTACAACTTTGACTACATTAAAGGTTATTTACCTGTACACAACCATCAAGATAACTATGAAGTAGTGAAACAGGCCGCTAATGATATGAACTTAAGATTCAATGAATCAGATTTAATGATGATTGGTGAAGACTTCTCACACTATTTAAAAGTACGTCCAGGTGCATTCTTTTTAACTGGGTGTGGTAATCCTGAAATTGATACTATACATCCACATCATAGCCCAAGTTTTAATATTGATGAAAAAGCAATGAAATATGCAACAAGTGAATTCTTGAAAATATTAGAACTCGAAAAAGTAATTATTAAAGCACCTTAG
- a CDS encoding glycine C-acetyltransferase yields the protein MVQSLHGFLDENIQYLKDNGLYNEIDTIEGANGPEISINGKNYVNLSSNNYLGLATDEDLKKAAKDAIDTHGVGAGAVRSINGTLDVHDELEQTLAEFKGTEAAIAYQSGFNCNMAAISAVMNKNDAILSDELNHASIIDGCRLSKAKIIRVNHSDMEDLRAKAKEAVESGQYNKVMYITDGVFSMDGDVAKLPEIVEIAEEFGLITYVDDAHGSGVMGKGAGTVKHFGLQDKIDFQIGTLSKAIGVVGGYVAGTQSLIDWLKAQSRPFLFSTSLAPGDTKAITEAVKKLMASTELHDKLWENGNYLKEGLQKLGFDIGNSESPITPVIIGDEKETQAFSSRLKDEGVYVKSIVFPTVPKGTGRVRNMPTAAHTKEMLDKALAAFEKVGKELGTIK from the coding sequence GTGGTTCAGTCACTACATGGCTTTTTAGATGAAAATATTCAATATTTAAAAGATAACGGATTATATAATGAAATAGATACAATTGAAGGTGCAAATGGCCCTGAAATTTCTATTAACGGGAAAAATTATGTAAACTTATCTTCCAATAACTATTTAGGACTAGCAACAGACGAAGACTTAAAAAAAGCAGCAAAAGATGCGATCGATACACATGGCGTTGGTGCCGGTGCGGTACGTTCAATCAATGGTACCTTAGATGTTCATGATGAATTAGAACAAACACTTGCAGAGTTCAAAGGAACTGAAGCAGCTATTGCATATCAATCAGGATTCAATTGTAATATGGCAGCTATTTCAGCAGTTATGAATAAAAATGATGCTATTCTGTCAGATGAATTAAACCATGCTTCTATCATTGATGGTTGTCGTTTATCTAAAGCGAAAATTATTCGTGTAAACCATTCAGATATGGAAGATTTACGTGCTAAAGCAAAAGAGGCTGTAGAATCTGGCCAATATAATAAAGTAATGTATATCACTGATGGTGTATTCAGTATGGATGGAGACGTAGCTAAGTTACCAGAAATCGTTGAAATTGCAGAAGAGTTTGGCTTAATTACTTATGTTGATGATGCACATGGCTCAGGTGTAATGGGGAAAGGTGCGGGAACAGTTAAGCATTTCGGATTACAAGATAAGATTGATTTTCAAATTGGTACGTTATCAAAAGCAATAGGTGTTGTTGGTGGATACGTAGCAGGTACTCAATCACTAATTGATTGGTTAAAAGCACAATCTAGACCATTTTTATTCTCAACATCATTAGCTCCTGGGGATACAAAAGCAATTACAGAAGCTGTGAAAAAATTAATGGCATCTACAGAATTACATGATAAACTTTGGGAAAATGGCAATTACTTAAAAGAAGGATTGCAAAAGTTAGGCTTCGATATCGGTAACTCAGAATCACCAATTACACCTGTAATTATCGGAGATGAAAAGGAAACACAAGCCTTTAGTAGTCGCTTGAAAGATGAAGGTGTTTATGTGAAATCAATCGTCTTCCCGACGGTTCCTAAAGGTACTGGACGTGTACGTAATATGCCTACAGCAGCTCACACAAAAGAAATGTTAGATAAAGCTTTAGCGGCTTTTGAAAAAGTTGGTAAAGAACTAGGCACAATTAAATAA
- a CDS encoding AAA family ATPase: MHLIIIRGNSGSGKSTIAKRIQQYLGEGVMVIGQDEVRRQMLNVRDRPGNLAINLIEEIINYGINHCDYVILEGILNKYKYGTMLNRFFEKSNINVHVYYFNLSFQETVRRHYTKQQTDFDETAMSKWFVSKDTLNIQGETYITESMTEDYIINMILKDIDVL; this comes from the coding sequence ATGCATCTTATTATTATTAGAGGGAATTCTGGCAGTGGCAAATCAACAATTGCCAAACGTATACAACAGTATTTAGGAGAAGGTGTGATGGTAATAGGTCAAGATGAAGTACGTAGACAGATGCTTAACGTTCGTGATCGACCTGGTAATTTAGCAATTAACTTAATAGAAGAAATCATAAATTATGGTATTAATCATTGTGACTATGTCATACTAGAAGGTATTTTAAATAAATATAAGTATGGGACGATGCTTAATAGATTTTTTGAAAAGTCTAACATCAATGTGCATGTATATTATTTTAATCTGTCATTTCAAGAAACAGTCCGTAGACATTATACTAAACAACAGACAGACTTTGATGAAACAGCAATGTCTAAGTGGTTTGTCTCGAAAGATACGTTGAACATACAAGGAGAAACATATATTACCGAATCAATGACTGAAGATTATATAATAAATATGATACTGAAAGATATAGACGTGTTATAA
- a CDS encoding GNAT family N-acetyltransferase — MDKNLWLHFTTQRLIIRPLEENDYKSWLRGFVNRKPSQYKHDKGQLDMSDATEPWFAALVTRHQEAIKSDDLYIFGIFDKAHNHLGMLNIKNLSRDNFQWAEIGYFIHNQHWHQGYAYEALTELIKQTRDTLNFHRIEAHINIDNPRSVNLIEKVGFQYECVRKGFIFENGQWTDHYVYYLNTHDEILKT, encoded by the coding sequence ATGGATAAAAATTTATGGTTGCATTTCACAACACAACGTCTTATCATTAGACCGTTGGAAGAAAATGATTATAAATCATGGTTACGAGGTTTTGTAAATAGAAAACCATCTCAATATAAACATGACAAGGGTCAACTAGATATGTCAGATGCAACCGAGCCTTGGTTTGCAGCTTTGGTCACCAGACATCAAGAGGCAATTAAATCGGATGATTTATATATCTTTGGAATCTTTGATAAGGCACATAATCATTTAGGTATGCTTAATATTAAAAACTTAAGTCGTGATAATTTTCAGTGGGCAGAGATTGGCTATTTTATTCATAACCAACATTGGCATCAAGGATATGCTTATGAAGCATTAACAGAATTAATTAAACAAACCCGCGATACACTGAATTTTCATAGAATTGAGGCTCATATCAATATCGATAACCCAAGGTCTGTTAATTTAATTGAAAAAGTAGGATTCCAATATGAATGTGTCCGTAAGGGGTTTATATTTGAAAATGGTCAATGGACAGACCATTACGTTTATTATTTAAATACACATGATGAAATATTAAAAACATAA
- a CDS encoding GNAT family N-acetyltransferase, with product MEFRELTMGDEMMYCDYMREWIDHDEKVVPEITNITKYNNFEDLVHELAENKSHDASVDNTTLFLIDDDEIIGAANIRHNLNEQLKTVGGHVGYGIRKKHRGKGFGNKLLKKSLDYLSRIGVQEALITCDKENKASAAVIQHNGGEEIEASTLDDGTVVRRFQIEIA from the coding sequence ATGGAGTTTAGAGAGTTAACAATGGGAGACGAAATGATGTATTGTGATTATATGAGAGAGTGGATTGATCACGATGAGAAAGTTGTACCTGAAATCACTAACATTACAAAGTATAATAACTTTGAAGATTTAGTACATGAATTAGCAGAGAATAAATCACATGATGCATCGGTAGATAATACGACGCTATTTTTAATAGATGACGATGAGATTATTGGTGCTGCAAATATTCGTCATAATTTAAATGAGCAACTTAAAACAGTTGGTGGCCATGTTGGCTACGGCATCCGAAAGAAACACCGTGGTAAAGGTTTTGGTAATAAATTATTGAAAAAATCTTTAGATTATTTATCAAGAATTGGTGTACAAGAAGCATTGATAACATGCGATAAGGAAAATAAAGCTTCAGCGGCAGTTATTCAACACAATGGTGGAGAAGAAATTGAAGCTTCAACATTAGATGATGGAACAGTAGTACGTCGTTTCCAAATTGAAATCGCCTAA
- a CDS encoding CDP-glycerol glycerophosphotransferase family protein, whose product MNINILGFNIFAKGGTSRSNINLIKSFLKQGYTVNYFNNLDFDQDAITRLFIHENIDNENLNIYKFRDIKLLSKCDVLIITREDLFHYAKDVKAINKSTKVIGEIHGPMEYIDDSIDLCLEAIDGVRVSTEGIKQRFICKYNYKSVFNKYVNAEHIKINKEPINTKRNLLIKARFEDGIKDISYVIKLVNYIIKNTERDDIQLYIVGYGPSEALYKNLVNYYNLQDNIHINEKEPLNYIYISSSPYETLGYSILETLARGNRALIYPGNDDVLKEVYDKYYGIQFLEKNLSRDSKLLLSMLNNKYSKENRLTDVEVLNTEFLDSEYSNQYLKQFKKASQNKRPLVPTKYKKRVRLQPKNKIEKLDSGRVLYKDLKEKPFLSKVLKNNIFFEGFKKYYNNRKERLSKKILDNIEPKESNVFIESFHGNNFSGDPKYIALSIQKNYPQKNIFVSSANSLVDIEIRNYGFKPIRFGTEEYKNKFRQCKYVFMNSNSWDKVYKHTDQVFVQTWHGFPLKKMVNDLGDEKERKDQLKQFRPRMKKWDYLLTSSKMNTMLLESAFNLKDNENLQILDYGAPRNEYLLNQVTKEERKKLQRKYLFTTNEDKKYILFCPTWRKKERENLTSIDLVKLLEYLPKEYEIIVKLHPNEGMLRSKYNSLDARIHCFYNEFVDIQELYILCETMITDYSSTIFDFAHLNKPILLLQEDVEMYQKDIGFYFNIFELGHFPIVSLDEEKLALQLKGMNYMDYSKIVNRLISKDSKESSQQILKTVFEETNSNGMDK is encoded by the coding sequence ATGAATATCAATATTTTGGGATTTAATATTTTTGCTAAAGGCGGAACTTCAAGAAGTAATATTAATTTGATTAAATCCTTTTTAAAGCAAGGATATACAGTTAATTACTTTAATAATTTAGACTTTGATCAAGATGCTATTACACGTTTGTTTATTCATGAAAACATTGATAATGAAAATCTAAATATCTATAAATTTAGAGATATAAAATTATTATCTAAATGCGATGTATTAATTATAACAAGAGAAGATTTATTCCATTACGCCAAAGACGTCAAAGCTATCAATAAATCAACTAAAGTCATTGGAGAAATACATGGCCCAATGGAATATATAGATGATTCAATAGACCTTTGCTTAGAAGCTATAGATGGCGTAAGAGTTAGTACAGAAGGTATTAAACAGAGGTTTATTTGTAAATATAATTATAAATCAGTATTTAACAAATACGTTAATGCAGAACATATTAAAATTAATAAAGAACCAATAAATACGAAAAGAAATCTTTTAATAAAAGCACGCTTTGAAGACGGCATCAAAGATATTTCATATGTAATCAAATTGGTAAATTATATTATTAAAAACACTGAAAGAGACGATATTCAACTTTATATTGTTGGTTATGGTCCATCAGAAGCCTTATATAAGAACCTCGTAAATTATTACAACTTACAAGACAATATACATATAAATGAGAAAGAACCGTTAAATTATATTTATATTTCCTCATCGCCTTATGAAACGTTAGGATATTCAATTTTAGAAACACTAGCTAGAGGAAATAGAGCGCTTATTTACCCAGGTAATGATGATGTACTTAAAGAAGTTTATGACAAATACTATGGTATTCAATTTTTAGAAAAAAACCTTTCTAGGGACAGTAAACTATTACTTTCAATGTTAAATAATAAATATTCAAAAGAAAATAGACTAACAGATGTTGAAGTTTTAAATACAGAATTTCTTGATAGTGAATACAGTAACCAATATTTAAAGCAATTTAAAAAAGCGTCTCAAAACAAACGTCCTCTTGTACCAACAAAATATAAAAAAAGAGTACGTCTTCAACCTAAAAATAAAATTGAAAAATTAGATAGTGGCAGGGTTTTATATAAAGATTTAAAAGAGAAACCTTTTTTAAGTAAGGTGTTAAAAAATAATATTTTCTTCGAAGGGTTTAAAAAATATTATAATAATCGTAAAGAAAGACTTAGTAAGAAAATATTAGATAATATAGAACCAAAAGAGAGTAATGTATTTATTGAATCGTTCCACGGTAATAATTTTAGTGGAGACCCTAAATATATCGCACTCAGTATTCAAAAAAACTACCCACAAAAAAATATTTTTGTTAGTTCAGCTAATTCTTTAGTAGACATTGAAATTAGAAACTACGGTTTTAAACCTATACGCTTTGGAACTGAGGAATACAAAAATAAATTTAGGCAATGTAAGTATGTCTTTATGAATAGTAATTCATGGGATAAAGTATATAAGCATACGGATCAAGTGTTTGTACAAACTTGGCATGGCTTCCCGTTGAAAAAAATGGTGAATGATTTAGGAGACGAAAAAGAACGAAAAGATCAATTAAAACAATTCAGACCACGTATGAAAAAGTGGGATTATTTATTAACATCTTCAAAAATGAATACGATGTTACTTGAATCGGCATTTAATTTAAAAGATAATGAAAACCTGCAAATATTAGACTACGGTGCTCCTAGAAATGAATATTTACTCAACCAAGTAACTAAAGAAGAACGTAAAAAATTACAAAGAAAATATTTATTTACGACGAATGAAGATAAGAAATATATTTTGTTCTGTCCAACATGGAGAAAAAAAGAAAGAGAAAATTTAACAAGTATTGATTTAGTGAAATTATTAGAATATCTTCCTAAAGAATATGAAATCATTGTTAAATTACATCCAAACGAAGGCATGCTTAGAAGTAAATATAATAGTTTAGATGCTAGAATACATTGTTTTTATAATGAATTTGTAGATATTCAAGAATTGTATATTCTTTGTGAAACGATGATTACTGATTATTCATCAACTATCTTTGATTTTGCACATTTAAATAAGCCTATTCTGTTATTACAAGAAGATGTAGAAATGTATCAGAAAGATATTGGCTTCTACTTTAATATTTTTGAATTAGGACACTTCCCAATCGTTTCTTTAGATGAAGAAAAACTCGCGCTGCAACTTAAAGGCATGAATTATATGGATTATTCGAAAATAGTGAACCGACTGATTTCAAAAGATAGTAAAGAAAGTTCGCAACAAATATTAAAGACTGTTTTTGAAGAAACTAATAGTAATGGGATGGATAAATAA
- a CDS encoding accessory Sec system protein Asp2, giving the protein MNTEMIYKISEPIDFNNDKRILIDTESNLNYLEMVRKTPELHEQYKTLLKNDYILYFHQGTISKFYKRKHVKELFQRKDLKQFRDIFYTLDEPEGRKVNENVPKKLLVIFTCMPNLQEYDSALMPKRMFPKFFDGIERSLVKNVYTMRIMDLNVSHGSHYISTINYPEYEEDIQDAIRYAASNLGVEDENVVLYGGSKGGTGALYHGAALDFKTVAVDPIVNIGGNLAQNDRRFMKGLRKEDLVPSIEQHLKQSNDAKKYVICCDNVKYYFDETNRIDNQLINKINLDDDMVVNHPDVSRNSVPEQLMLLNGLLLGK; this is encoded by the coding sequence ATGAATACAGAAATGATTTATAAGATCAGTGAGCCAATTGACTTTAATAATGACAAAAGAATATTGATAGATACTGAAAGTAACTTAAATTATTTAGAAATGGTAAGAAAAACTCCTGAGCTTCATGAACAATATAAGACATTATTAAAAAATGATTATATACTTTATTTTCATCAAGGAACTATTTCTAAATTCTATAAAAGAAAACATGTCAAAGAGCTATTTCAAAGAAAAGATTTGAAACAATTTCGTGATATCTTCTATACTTTGGATGAACCAGAAGGCAGAAAAGTAAATGAAAATGTCCCTAAAAAATTGTTAGTTATTTTTACTTGTATGCCTAATTTACAAGAGTATGATAGTGCATTAATGCCTAAGCGTATGTTTCCTAAATTCTTTGATGGTATTGAAAGAAGTTTAGTGAAAAACGTTTATACGATGCGTATTATGGACTTGAATGTATCTCACGGATCTCACTATATTAGTACGATAAATTATCCAGAATACGAAGAAGATATTCAAGATGCGATTAGATATGCAGCGAGCAATTTAGGCGTTGAAGATGAAAACGTGGTACTATATGGTGGATCAAAAGGCGGAACGGGTGCGTTATATCATGGTGCAGCATTAGACTTTAAGACAGTAGCGGTAGACCCGATTGTCAATATAGGTGGTAATTTAGCTCAAAATGATAGACGTTTTATGAAAGGATTAAGAAAGGAAGACTTAGTACCTTCAATTGAACAGCATTTGAAGCAATCAAACGATGCAAAAAAATATGTGATTTGTTGCGATAATGTTAAATATTATTTTGATGAAACAAATCGTATTGATAATCAGTTAATTAATAAAATTAACTTAGATGATGATATGGTTGTGAATCACCCAGACGTTTCACGGAATAGTGTACCAGAACAACTTATGCTGTTAAACGGCCTATTATTAGGTAAATAA
- a CDS encoding CoA transferase subunit A produces the protein MSKVIKEIHKAFERLEDDMTVLAGGFGLCGIPEHSIEAIRDKGTKGLTVVSNNCGVDDFGLGRLLEHKQIDKMISSYVGENKIFEQQLISGELDVELTPQGTLAEKLRAGGAGIPAFYTKTGVGTRIAEGKETRDFDGETYLMERAIKGDFGIIKAQKADTFGNLVFEKTARNFNPLCAMAAATTVVEVEELVEVGEIDPDEVHLSGVYIDYIYLGSHFEKRIEKRTFKEANHG, from the coding sequence ATGTCGAAAGTAATTAAAGAAATACATAAAGCTTTTGAACGTTTGGAGGATGATATGACTGTACTAGCAGGAGGATTCGGGTTGTGTGGTATTCCAGAACATAGTATTGAAGCAATTCGTGACAAAGGTACTAAGGGATTAACGGTAGTTAGTAATAATTGTGGCGTCGATGATTTTGGTTTAGGTCGCTTACTAGAGCATAAACAAATTGATAAAATGATTAGCTCTTATGTGGGAGAAAATAAAATTTTTGAACAGCAACTTATTAGTGGAGAACTAGATGTTGAATTAACGCCTCAAGGCACATTAGCAGAAAAATTACGTGCAGGTGGAGCAGGGATTCCTGCATTTTATACTAAGACGGGTGTTGGCACACGTATTGCTGAAGGTAAAGAAACACGTGATTTTGATGGAGAAACATATTTAATGGAACGTGCAATTAAAGGTGATTTTGGTATTATAAAAGCACAAAAAGCAGATACTTTTGGAAATCTTGTCTTTGAAAAGACAGCTCGCAACTTTAACCCTCTATGTGCGATGGCAGCTGCAACAACTGTAGTTGAAGTAGAAGAGTTAGTTGAAGTAGGTGAAATTGATCCAGATGAGGTACACCTGTCTGGTGTTTATATTGATTACATTTATCTAGGATCTCATTTTGAAAAAAGGATTGAGAAGCGTACGTTTAAGGAGGCTAACCATGGATAA
- a CDS encoding 3-oxoacid CoA-transferase subunit B, producing the protein MDKQLQRKKIIQRAAQEIKSDMVINLGIGMPTLVANEINDHVENVYFQSENGLLGIGPYPTEAEIDPDLINAGKETVTAAKGASYFDNAESFAMIRGGHIDLAILGGMEVSESGDLANYMIPGKLVKGMGGAMDLVVGAQKVVVIMDHMNKHGDSKIKSQCELPLTGAGVVNTLITDLAVFKFENGIMKLIELQPDTTLEQVEASTEAYFENELK; encoded by the coding sequence ATGGATAAGCAATTACAACGCAAAAAGATTATTCAACGTGCAGCACAAGAAATTAAAAGTGATATGGTCATTAACTTAGGTATTGGAATGCCTACCTTAGTAGCAAACGAAATTAATGATCACGTAGAGAATGTTTATTTTCAATCAGAAAATGGATTGCTCGGTATTGGTCCGTATCCTACAGAAGCAGAAATTGATCCGGATTTAATTAACGCAGGTAAGGAGACAGTAACCGCTGCAAAAGGCGCATCTTATTTTGATAATGCGGAATCGTTTGCTATGATCCGCGGTGGTCATATTGACTTAGCTATTCTGGGAGGGATGGAAGTTTCAGAATCTGGAGACCTAGCTAATTATATGATCCCCGGAAAGTTAGTGAAAGGAATGGGTGGCGCAATGGATTTAGTCGTTGGTGCACAAAAGGTCGTCGTCATTATGGATCATATGAATAAACATGGAGACTCTAAGATTAAATCTCAATGTGAACTACCACTGACAGGCGCCGGTGTGGTGAATACATTAATTACTGATTTAGCTGTATTTAAATTTGAGAATGGTATTATGAAACTTATTGAATTGCAACCTGATACAACTTTGGAGCAAGTAGAAGCTAGTACAGAGGCATATTTTGAAAATGAATTAAAGTAG
- a CDS encoding 3-hydroxybutyrate dehydrogenase: MVKDKVTIITGAASGIGLGIAKVFLENEAKVVLADLNQDKLNEETDKLKAQGYDCIAIQVDVTEETAVKSMIEQTVSYYGRLDILFNNAGLQHVESIESFPTDKFRQMIDIMLTGSFIGTKHALPIMKRQKFGRILNMASINGVIGFAGKAAYNSAKHGIIGLTKVSALETATAGITVNAICPGYIDTPLVRNQMTDLAKDRGVEVEQVLEEILYPLIPQKRLLDIKDIADYALFLCSDSGKSVTGQAILIDGGYTVQ; encoded by the coding sequence TTGGTAAAAGATAAAGTGACGATTATTACAGGTGCAGCTAGTGGTATAGGATTAGGTATCGCCAAAGTATTTTTGGAAAATGAAGCCAAAGTAGTATTAGCTGATTTAAATCAAGATAAGCTCAATGAAGAAACTGACAAATTGAAAGCACAAGGCTATGATTGTATTGCTATACAAGTAGATGTTACAGAAGAAACAGCTGTGAAATCAATGATTGAACAAACTGTCTCTTATTATGGACGATTGGATATTTTGTTCAATAATGCTGGTTTACAACATGTTGAAAGTATTGAGTCTTTTCCTACAGATAAATTTAGGCAGATGATAGATATCATGTTAACAGGAAGCTTTATCGGAACTAAACATGCATTGCCTATTATGAAGCGACAAAAATTTGGTCGTATTTTAAACATGGCTTCTATTAATGGTGTGATAGGTTTTGCAGGGAAAGCGGCGTATAATAGTGCGAAACATGGTATTATCGGTTTAACAAAAGTATCGGCATTAGAAACAGCAACAGCAGGTATAACAGTCAATGCAATTTGTCCTGGCTATATCGACACACCCTTAGTACGTAATCAAATGACAGATTTAGCAAAAGACAGAGGCGTAGAAGTAGAGCAAGTGTTAGAAGAGATATTGTACCCATTAATCCCACAAAAGCGTTTGTTAGATATTAAAGATATTGCAGATTATGCTTTATTCTTATGTAGTGATAGTGGTAAAAGTGTAACAGGACAAGCGATTCTTATAGATGGAGGCTACACCGTACAATAA